Within Fusobacterium gonidiaformans ATCC 25563, the genomic segment TTTCGCCCACTGGAAGAAGCTCCCAATGAATTCCAATCAAGTCATCCAAAATCTTTTGCCAATATCTTTCTACACTGATGGTTGTTCTTAACCCTTCTCCTCCATAAGCCCAAATCATATCCGGTCTTGTAAATGGTAATAATAGAAACATCATACACATAAAAGATACCATCGAAAACCCAATATAAGTGGCAATCATCATTTCTCCACCTTTCACTCGGTTTAAAATCAAACCATAAAACCATCCAAATAAAATAGCAAAAGGGATTGCAAAGAGAATGGCTGCAAAAAATCCAATTCCTCCTTTTAATCCTAATTGAATACTAATCAAGGCCCCTAAAAGCCCTGCTTCCACTCCCAAAGGCATTCCAAAGTTAAGTCCTGCCCCCGCTTCTATCATAGGCATTAAAGATAAGACTAAAATCGCATTCATTCCAAAACGAGTAAAGGTATCTCGAAAGGCTACGAAAAGTGGGATTCCTACAAAAGGAGCAACACAATAGGTTGATAATAGAAAAAGTCCGATAATCAATCTTGGCCATCCAATGTTTTCCAGCATTTTTTTCCAATTTAGCATTGTTCCTCCCCTCCTTCTTTTGCTCCTACCATTAATTTTCCAAATTCTAGAATATCTGCTTTTGGAGATAAAATTCCAGCTACCTTTCCTTCGTTGATAACCGCAATCCTATCACAAATACTACGCAACTCCTCTATTTCAGAAGAAGTAATAATGATAGTCGTTCCCTTTTCTTGATTATATTCTTTTAAAGTTTCCAACACCAGTTGTTTTGCACCAATGTCAATTCCTCGAGTTGGTTCAGATACAAAGAGAAGCTCCGGATTCATCGTAAATGCCTTTGCCAAGCAGACTTTTTGCTGATTTCCCCCACTTAATTCTTTCACAAATTGCTTCGAGCTGGTACATCTGATTTCTAACTTTTCAATATATTTTTTTGCATTTTCTGTAACCGCTTTTTCATCTAAGAGTTGGAATAATCCAAATTTCTTTTTCAAAAATTGTTGCTTAATTTGTATAGCCGGATAAGCAATATTCTTTTCAATCGATTCTTCTAACAAAAGTCCAACGCCTTTTCTATCTTCTGACACAAAAAAGATTCCTTTTGACAGTGCTTCTTTTGGAGCATTCAAGCTCAAAGTTTCCCCTTTATATAGGATTTCTCCACCTGCATCATAAAGCCCCATGACTCCATTTGCAATTCCTATCTTACCTTGTCCTGCCATTCCTCCTAGCCCTAAAATTTCTCCTTTTTTAATATTCAAACTTAATTTTTTTACCATTTCTCCCGGCATATCTACCCATAAATCTTTCATTTCAAGAATATTTTCAAGTTTCTCATTCATTTCGTGAATAATTTCTTCTGAGCTGGAAATTTTCCGCCCTATCATCCACTCAGTAATTTGATTGACATTGGTGTCTTTGGTTTCTACCGTATTGATTAGCACTCCATCTCGCAATACAATGACCTTATCCGATACATCTAAAATCTCTTGCAATCTGTGGGTGATAAAAATAATTGCAATCCCTTTTTCTGATAATTTTTTCATGGTAGAAATCAAGACTTTCGCTTCTTCCTCTGTTAGCACTGCTGTCGGTTCATCCAAAACCAAAAGTTTTGTTTTTTCTCGTTCAATTTCTCTAGCAATTTCAGTAAACTGCTTGTGTGCTACCGGCATTTCAGAAATTTGAGCTTCCGCTTGCAACTGCTCTACTCCTAATTGTTCAATCGCATTTTTAGCTCTCTCTAAATTTTCGACTTCATTCATTTTTCGAATACGGTTTCCAAATAAATATTCTGAAATTCCCTTTTTTGTCGATTCACGATTTAATACAATATTTTCTGCTGCCTCAAAACCTGGGATCAAGGAAAATTCTTGGTGAACCATTCCAATTCCTGCTTCTAAAGCTTCGAAGGGACTAGAAAATCGAACTTCTTTTCCTTCAAATTCCAATCTTCCACCGTAACCTCCTGTTGCTTGAATGACTTCCATTCCAAAAATAATTTTCATAAGAGTCGATTTTCCGGCTCCATTTTCTCCAACCAATCCAACAATTTCTCCAGGCTTTATTGTAAAATTGATATCTTTTAAAACAACATTCTCTCCA encodes:
- a CDS encoding ABC transporter permease subunit; the encoded protein is MLENIGWPRLIIGLFLLSTYCVAPFVGIPLFVAFRDTFTRFGMNAILVLSLMPMIEAGAGLNFGMPLGVEAGLLGALISIQLGLKGGIGFFAAILFAIPFAILFGWFYGLILNRVKGGEMMIATYIGFSMVSFMCMMFLLLPFTRPDMIWAYGGEGLRTTISVERYWQKILDDLIGIHWELLPVGEILLFAVVAFGMWIFFRTRTGLSMSAVGKNPKFAQATGVSINRVRIQSVIISTVLAALGIIIYQQSFGFIQLYLAPFNMAFPAIAAILIGGASVNKVTVWHVLIGTFLFQGILTMTPTVVNAVIQTDMSETIRIIVSNGMILYALTRKGGGSHAK
- a CDS encoding sugar ABC transporter ATP-binding protein, with translation MNDILLKAENLSKSFGENVVLKDINFTIKPGEIVGLVGENGAGKSTLMKIIFGMEVIQATGGYGGRLEFEGKEVRFSSPFEALEAGIGMVHQEFSLIPGFEAAENIVLNRESTKKGISEYLFGNRIRKMNEVENLERAKNAIEQLGVEQLQAEAQISEMPVAHKQFTEIAREIEREKTKLLVLDEPTAVLTEEEAKVLISTMKKLSEKGIAIIFITHRLQEILDVSDKVIVLRDGVLINTVETKDTNVNQITEWMIGRKISSSEEIIHEMNEKLENILEMKDLWVDMPGEMVKKLSLNIKKGEILGLGGMAGQGKIGIANGVMGLYDAGGEILYKGETLSLNAPKEALSKGIFFVSEDRKGVGLLLEESIEKNIAYPAIQIKQQFLKKKFGLFQLLDEKAVTENAKKYIEKLEIRCTSSKQFVKELSGGNQQKVCLAKAFTMNPELLFVSEPTRGIDIGAKQLVLETLKEYNQEKGTTIIITSSEIEELRSICDRIAVINEGKVAGILSPKADILEFGKLMVGAKEGGEEQC